The following nucleotide sequence is from Tolumonas lignilytica.
GAAATACTGTTTTTATGTACAGTATTTCTATGAGAAAAATTATCCACGTCGATATGGACTGCTTTTTTGCGGCAGTAGAGATGCGCGACAATCCGGCACTGGTCTCTCTGCCGTTAGCGATCGGCAGCCCGGCGGAACGTCGTGGCGTGATCGCCACCTGTAACTATGTCGCCCGACGTTATGGGGTGCGTTCGGCCATGGCCACCGCACATGCTTTCCGCTTATGCCCGCGGCTGGTGTTATTACCGGGGCGCATGTCGGTATACAGTGCCGTATCGCGTCAGGTGATGCAGATCTTCGCCCGTTATAGTCCAATTATCGAGCCGGTGTCGATTGATGAAGCCTATCTGGATGTGTCCGACAGCCCGCTGTTTCAGGGCAGTGCGACCCGGATAGCCGAAGCCATTCGTGCAGATATTTTGCAGGAACTCCAGCTGACGGCATCGGCAGGGGTGGCCCCCAATAAATTTCTCGCCAAGATCGCCTCTGAACAAAACAAGCCCGACGGTTTATTTGTGTTGTCTCCGGCAGAGGTGCCGCAATTTATACAGCAACTGGCATTATCGCGGATCCCCGGCATCGGAGGAAAAACAGCGGAGCGCCTTTCACAATTAGGGCTACATACCTGTGCGGATGTGCAGCAATTTCCG
It contains:
- the dinB gene encoding DNA polymerase IV — translated: MRKIIHVDMDCFFAAVEMRDNPALVSLPLAIGSPAERRGVIATCNYVARRYGVRSAMATAHAFRLCPRLVLLPGRMSVYSAVSRQVMQIFARYSPIIEPVSIDEAYLDVSDSPLFQGSATRIAEAIRADILQELQLTASAGVAPNKFLAKIASEQNKPDGLFVLSPAEVPQFIQQLALSRIPGIGGKTAERLSQLGLHTCADVQQFPRRQLLYLLGKTGLMLLERAYGIDERPLQTSRERKSVGVETTFATDIVHEEQGHAMLPDLLNELSKRLQRREWQGQIARQGVKIKFADFQQTTVERSVSAFSPHLFDELLHEAWLRGGGKPVRLVGINIGLPAASNTLQLPLDLQ